A region of Sporolituus thermophilus DSM 23256 DNA encodes the following proteins:
- a CDS encoding oligosaccharide flippase family protein: protein MGYSFSRQFIKNVFSGPFKIILNAIIVFFSYRYFLNTFGSEKYSVWLLLAIIIDLSRMGNLGVSDVLINYIAEARQKDDNKNLCFYFSTSLSIVSFFLICTGVILWSIRDFIPVFLNVTSAYIPLFNELYLNVIILSFLIVLLEILLVVLYGLGRADLANYYQAIGVFAGTLLSILFIYLGFDIFGLFTGNLIGTIGVIVISLRNIYNQLGYFPFRLTSVKLSTAKDIIQNSIYMFTVSIINLLFLPVGKILVSKYIGTVEVVCFDLTFKIGFQIRSFFDIALKALAAEVSSIKNDYQKLKYVFTKIYKYLFLIAVPIYMVTLIFSKEILTFWLSNLYFPLINESFRIIQSAFAINLFAVPVYYFFLGNGSFKILLGGYMVQSAVAFGLALIYFIVLNGNFYTTYLYICFTSMVLAAIYLGIMFTRDIQKVKF, encoded by the coding sequence GTGGGTTATAGTTTTTCTAGGCAGTTTATAAAAAATGTTTTTTCCGGTCCATTTAAAATTATATTAAATGCCATTATTGTTTTTTTTTCCTATAGATATTTTTTGAATACATTTGGATCTGAAAAGTATTCAGTATGGCTTTTATTGGCAATTATTATTGATTTGAGTAGAATGGGTAACCTCGGTGTCAGTGATGTCCTTATAAATTATATCGCAGAAGCCCGACAAAAAGACGACAATAAAAATCTTTGTTTTTATTTTTCTACTAGCTTATCGATAGTCTCTTTTTTTCTAATCTGCACCGGAGTAATTCTATGGAGCATTCGTGATTTCATACCGGTGTTTTTAAACGTAACTTCTGCCTATATTCCACTATTCAACGAATTATATTTGAATGTGATAATACTTTCTTTTTTAATCGTATTACTGGAGATTTTATTGGTTGTACTATATGGTTTGGGTAGGGCCGATCTAGCGAACTACTATCAGGCTATAGGCGTATTCGCCGGGACATTACTGTCAATTTTATTTATATATTTAGGGTTCGATATCTTTGGATTATTTACTGGCAATTTGATCGGTACTATAGGCGTTATAGTTATTTCATTGCGGAATATATATAATCAGCTTGGATATTTTCCGTTTCGGTTAACTTCTGTTAAGCTATCGACAGCAAAGGATATTATTCAAAATAGCATCTACATGTTTACTGTTTCTATAATTAATTTATTGTTTCTTCCCGTCGGGAAAATCCTTGTATCCAAATATATAGGTACTGTAGAGGTAGTCTGCTTTGATCTGACTTTCAAAATAGGATTTCAGATCAGAAGCTTTTTTGATATAGCGCTAAAGGCTTTAGCGGCGGAAGTTAGTTCAATAAAAAATGACTATCAAAAACTAAAATATGTATTCACAAAAATTTATAAATATCTTTTTTTAATTGCAGTGCCTATTTATATGGTCACTCTCATCTTTTCTAAAGAAATACTTACTTTTTGGTTATCTAACTTGTATTTCCCACTAATTAATGAGTCGTTCAGAATTATACAATCAGCGTTTGCTATTAATCTTTTTGCTGTACCTGTATACTACTTTTTTTTGGGAAACGGAAGTTTTAAAATTTTATTAGGGGGATATATGGTACAGTCCGCTGTGGCTTTTGGTTTAGCGCTGATTTATTTCATCGTTTTAAACGGAAATTTTTATACGACTTATCTTTATATTTGTTTTACTTCGATGGTTTTAGCTGCCATATATTTAGGTATAATGTTCACAAGAGACATTCAAAAAGTCAAATTCTGA
- a CDS encoding acyltransferase, which yields MKKLLLDLCSKLEGRGIHEIIDRLKLYYRYLITVLFYKPFIGEMGKKTVIYSPIRFTGLKFIYLGAKVTIFDGARIEVVDRYGNQRFSPCLKIGEGTSINQNCHITCAEEIVIGMNVLITANVTITDIIHPYDDINVPISRQPLITKKVYIGDETCIYQNAVILPGAKIGKHCIIGANSVVNIQVPDYSVVVGNPARIVRQYNQMLQSWEKIYQ from the coding sequence ATGAAAAAACTTTTGTTGGATCTATGTTCTAAACTGGAGGGGAGAGGTATTCATGAAATAATTGATAGACTAAAACTGTATTATCGATATTTGATTACAGTTTTATTCTATAAACCTTTTATCGGAGAGATGGGAAAAAAGACTGTAATTTATAGTCCTATTAGGTTCACTGGATTAAAATTCATTTATCTAGGGGCAAAGGTTACAATATTTGACGGTGCCAGAATTGAAGTGGTTGACCGCTATGGTAATCAAAGGTTCAGTCCGTGTCTTAAAATTGGGGAAGGAACCTCTATTAATCAGAACTGTCATATCACATGTGCTGAGGAAATAGTCATTGGCATGAATGTATTAATAACGGCAAATGTAACAATAACCGATATTATTCACCCTTATGATGATATTAATGTTCCAATAAGCCGGCAGCCGCTGATTACTAAAAAAGTTTACATAGGAGATGAGACCTGTATTTATCAGAATGCCGTTATTCTCCCAGGAGCTAAAATTGGCAAGCATTGTATTATAGGGGCTAACTCGGTGGTAAATATACAAGTACCCGACTATAGCGTTGTAGTTGGAAATCCAGCCCGTATTGTGCGTCAATATAACCAAATGCTACAAAGCTGGGAAAAAATTTACCAGTAA
- a CDS encoding CatB-related O-acetyltransferase yields the protein MLNIFKNPVTIWLKLYLESWIIKFSNRDKHIEIGYMSNVKNCLLGKHSVIYDNVIMRNCSLGDYSYVSSNCVFQNTIIGKFCSIGPNVRAGLGNHLNNNFVSTHPAFFVNDKLCKPVISFVDKTYHQFLKPITIGNDVWIGANAIILDGISIGDGAIVGAGAVVNKDVPPYAIVAGVPARIIRYRFNPEQVERLLKLRWWDKDVQWLKKNADKFLNIDQFITSQEPAK from the coding sequence ATGCTAAATATATTTAAAAATCCAGTAACTATATGGCTAAAGTTGTATTTAGAAAGTTGGATTATTAAGTTTTCAAATAGAGATAAACATATTGAAATAGGTTATATGTCTAACGTGAAAAACTGCTTATTAGGCAAGCATAGTGTCATTTATGATAATGTCATTATGCGCAACTGCAGTTTAGGAGATTATTCTTATGTGTCTTCTAACTGTGTATTTCAAAACACAATTATTGGGAAATTTTGCTCAATCGGACCTAACGTTAGAGCTGGATTAGGGAATCATTTGAACAACAATTTTGTTTCTACTCATCCGGCATTTTTTGTAAACGACAAGTTGTGTAAGCCAGTCATTAGTTTTGTCGATAAGACCTATCATCAATTTCTTAAACCGATTACTATTGGAAATGATGTATGGATAGGAGCAAATGCTATTATTTTGGACGGTATATCAATCGGCGATGGGGCGATTGTAGGAGCTGGCGCTGTGGTAAACAAAGATGTGCCACCATATGCTATTGTTGCTGGTGTGCCGGCCAGGATTATTAGATATCGATTTAACCCGGAGCAGGTTGAAAGATTATTAAAGTTACGGTGGTGGGACAAGGATGTACAATGGCTTAAAAAAAATGCTGACAAGTTTTTAAATATTGATCAATTTATTACTAGTCAAGAGCCAGCAAAATAA
- a CDS encoding SDR family NAD(P)-dependent oxidoreductase: MKVLVTGGAGFIGKNLVRRLLKENYEVTILDNFSEQIHGTKKQLPDDLASRVRLIVGDVRDRRVFFEALDGQEVVVHLAAETGTGQSMYKVQHYEEVNIKGTAVLIDYLVNDKRSQVQKVVVASSRAVYGEGKYNCRTHGIVYPEKRKMEDMKAGLYEPRCPFCGQIGDVLPTDEESKTSPSSFYGLTKYVQEQMILMFAKSIGISAFALRYQNVYGPGQSLHNPYTGILAIFSNRARLNSPIYIFEDGLESRDFVYIDDVVEATYRCIAPQASGVEVLNVGSGQRITVNEVVREIVEFFNSGSEVLITGEFRDGDIRHNIADLTKINRILGYRPCWDFRRGIKEFLNWAQSQQVGSDNYTKSLDEMRERGLMHG; encoded by the coding sequence ATGAAAGTATTAGTTACAGGTGGAGCAGGGTTTATTGGAAAAAACCTTGTTCGCAGATTGCTAAAAGAAAACTATGAAGTTACTATCCTGGATAATTTTAGCGAGCAAATTCATGGAACCAAAAAGCAATTGCCGGATGACCTAGCCAGCAGAGTGCGTCTAATAGTTGGTGATGTTAGAGACAGGCGGGTTTTTTTTGAGGCATTAGATGGGCAGGAAGTAGTAGTGCATTTGGCTGCCGAAACAGGCACTGGTCAGTCCATGTATAAAGTTCAGCACTATGAAGAAGTAAATATAAAAGGTACTGCCGTTCTGATAGATTATCTAGTGAACGATAAGCGTAGTCAAGTCCAGAAAGTGGTTGTGGCATCATCACGAGCTGTATATGGTGAAGGTAAGTATAACTGTCGCACCCACGGAATCGTATACCCTGAAAAGCGCAAAATGGAAGATATGAAAGCGGGACTGTATGAACCGCGTTGTCCCTTCTGCGGCCAAATTGGCGATGTGCTTCCTACAGACGAAGAGTCTAAAACAAGTCCATCATCTTTTTATGGACTAACTAAATATGTGCAGGAACAGATGATATTGATGTTTGCAAAATCAATAGGAATTTCGGCTTTCGCGTTACGCTATCAAAACGTTTACGGCCCTGGTCAGTCGCTACATAATCCCTATACCGGAATACTTGCAATATTCTCCAACAGAGCAAGATTAAACAGCCCGATTTATATATTTGAAGACGGGCTTGAGAGTCGTGATTTTGTCTACATTGACGATGTAGTTGAGGCAACGTATCGCTGTATTGCTCCTCAAGCTTCCGGGGTAGAAGTTCTCAATGTAGGTAGCGGACAGAGAATTACAGTTAACGAAGTAGTAAGAGAAATCGTTGAGTTTTTTAACAGCGGCTCAGAAGTGTTGATCACTGGAGAATTCCGCGATGGAGACATTAGGCATAATATAGCCGATTTAACCAAAATAAACAGGATTCTTGGATATCGTCCGTGTTGGGATTTTAGGAGAGGAATTAAAGAATTTCTGAATTGGGCTCAGTCGCAGCAAGTAGGCTCTGATAACTACACTAAATCTTTAGATGAGATGCGGGAAAGGGGCCTCATGCATGGCTAG
- the rfbC gene encoding dTDP-4-dehydrorhamnose 3,5-epimerase yields MKVTETKLPGVLLIEPDVYEDSRGYFLETWNAARYKQYGLPEKFVQDNLSFSRRGVLRGLHFQNPNPQGKLVYVIQGEVFDVAVDIRPGSPTFGQWVGVTLSSDNKRQLYIPEGFAHGFCVMSEAALFAYKCTDFYNPKAEGGIIWNDPDIGIEWPVQEPVLNEKDKACPHLRDIPPERLVWYI; encoded by the coding sequence GTGAAAGTGACAGAAACAAAGCTACCAGGCGTTCTCCTCATCGAACCTGATGTGTATGAAGATAGTCGAGGTTATTTCCTTGAAACATGGAATGCGGCCCGTTATAAACAGTACGGCCTGCCGGAAAAGTTTGTTCAGGACAACCTTTCCTTTTCCCGCCGAGGTGTACTCAGGGGCCTGCATTTTCAAAACCCCAACCCCCAAGGTAAGCTGGTATATGTCATTCAGGGCGAGGTATTCGACGTTGCCGTGGACATCCGGCCTGGTTCACCGACCTTTGGCCAGTGGGTGGGAGTTACGCTGTCTTCTGATAATAAGCGCCAGCTCTACATCCCGGAAGGCTTTGCTCACGGTTTTTGCGTCATGAGTGAAGCGGCATTGTTTGCTTATAAATGCACGGATTTTTATAATCCAAAGGCCGAGGGCGGCATTATCTGGAATGATCCGGATATTGGCATAGAGTGGCCGGTACAGGAACCAGTGCTGAACGAGAAAGACAAAGCATGTCCGCACCTGAGGGACATTCCCCCGGAGAGGCTGGTGTGGTATATATAG
- a CDS encoding glycosyltransferase family 2 protein: protein MASSAKVGIVTVTYNSELVIEGFMNSLLAQTHKNFVLYVIDNQSQDNTLNKLTQYSNLLNMVVFNNSKNVGVATGNNQGIKRALADGCSHVLLVNNDTEFNDNLIEVLLDYMSDNKCDITVPKMMYHDNPSLLWFAGGHLSAVRAYSSVHEGCDHIDQGQFDTPRRITYAPTCCMLIKADVFSVIGLMDEKYFIYYDDTDFCLRALRKNIQMHYVPTAVLTHKVSSLTGGKHSKFALRYLTRNKVYYIRKNIAFPMSYIFLILFLFKIFFDYLYERDDREIFEIKQRAFIEGFRMG, encoded by the coding sequence ATGGCTAGTTCTGCAAAGGTTGGTATTGTCACAGTAACATATAACAGCGAACTAGTAATTGAAGGTTTTATGAACTCTCTGCTGGCACAGACACATAAAAATTTCGTGCTATATGTGATAGATAACCAATCTCAGGACAATACACTTAATAAGTTAACCCAATATTCTAATTTATTAAACATGGTTGTATTTAACAATTCGAAGAATGTTGGTGTGGCTACCGGAAACAATCAAGGCATTAAGCGTGCACTTGCCGACGGGTGTTCGCACGTGCTGCTAGTCAACAATGATACGGAATTTAATGACAATTTAATAGAAGTACTTCTTGATTATATGAGTGACAACAAGTGTGATATAACTGTTCCCAAAATGATGTATCATGACAACCCATCCCTTCTCTGGTTTGCTGGAGGTCATCTTAGCGCGGTGCGCGCTTATTCAAGTGTTCACGAGGGGTGTGACCATATTGACCAAGGCCAGTTTGATACTCCGCGCCGTATAACCTATGCGCCTACATGTTGCATGTTGATAAAAGCTGATGTGTTTTCTGTTATTGGGCTCATGGATGAAAAGTATTTCATTTACTATGATGATACGGATTTTTGTTTGAGGGCTTTGAGAAAGAATATACAGATGCATTACGTGCCGACAGCAGTACTAACACACAAAGTTAGTAGTTTAACAGGCGGCAAACATTCAAAGTTTGCACTGCGCTACCTTACGCGTAATAAAGTATATTATATTCGAAAGAATATAGCATTTCCAATGTCGTATATATTCTTAATATTATTCCTGTTTAAGATATTTTTTGATTATCTATACGAAAGAGACGACCGGGAAATATTTGAAATCAAGCAGAGAGCATTCATCGAAGGATTTCGCATGGGATGA